The following coding sequences are from one Bos indicus x Bos taurus breed Angus x Brahman F1 hybrid chromosome 5, Bos_hybrid_MaternalHap_v2.0, whole genome shotgun sequence window:
- the CKAP4 gene encoding cytoskeleton-associated protein 4, which yields MPSAKQRGSKGGHGAASPSEKGAHPSGGADDVAKKPPPAPQQHPPPPAPHPQQQHPPQHPQNQAHGKGGHRGGKSSSSAAAAAASSSASCSRRLGRVLNFLFYLALVAAAAFSGWCVHHVLEEVQHVRRSHQDFSRQREELGQGLQGVEQKVQSLQATFGTFESLVRSSQHKHDLTEKAVKQGESEINRISEVLQKLQNEILKDLSDGIHVVKDARERDFTSLENTVEERLTELTKSINDNIAIFTDVQKRSQKEINDVKAKVASLEDSEGYKQDLKALKEVVKEIQTSVKSKEKDMEALRSTIQTMESDVYTEVKELVSLKQEQQRFKEAADSEHHTLQALTEKILRAEESAAHLPEEIRRLEEELGQLKAAALRPEEDGAFRPSEAFETLQKESQGLDSRLQSVEDGVQAARAASARQGESLEALRAQSEEQARRLAELQERVAGLGPDADAEGGLAGTVRGLGEAQLSLAGDVDELKRRVAELPGAVEALQKVQEQVHTLLGREATAVPPQDLLDRLSSLDNLRASVGQVESDLKMLRTAVDSLVAYSVKIETNENNLESAKGLLEDLRNDLDRLFVKVEKIHEKV from the exons ATGCCCTCGGCCAAACAAAGGGGCTCCAAGGGCGGCCACGGCGCCGCGAGCCCCTCGGAGAAGGGCGCCCACCCGTCGGGCGGCGCGGATGACGTGGCGAAGAAGCCGCCGCCGGCGCCGCAGCAGcacccgccgccgcccgcgccgcACCCGCAGCAGCAGCACCCGCCGCAGCATCCGCAGAACCAGGCGCACGGCAAGGGCGGCCACCGCGGCGGCAAGTCTTCCTCctccgccgccgctgctgccgccTCGTCCTCCGCGTCCTGCTCGCGTAGGCTCGGCCGGGTGCTTAACTTTCTCTTCTACCTCGCCCTGGTGGCGGCGGCCGCCTTCTCGGGCTGGTGTGTCCACCACGTCCTGGAGGAGGTCCAGCACGTCCGGCGCAGCCACCAGGACTTCTCCCGGCAGCGGGAGGAGCTGGGTCAGGGCTTGCAGGGCGTCGAGCAGAAG GTGCAGTCTCTGCAAGCCACATTCGGTACTTTTGAGTCCCTCGTGAGAAGCTCCCAGCATAAACATGATCTCACAGAGAAAGCTGTGAAGCAGGGGGAGAGCGAGATCAACCGCATCAGTGAAGTTCTACAAAAACTCCAGAATGAGATCCTCAAAGACCTCTCTGATGGGATCCACGTGGTCAAGGATGCCCGGGAGCGAGACTTCACCTCCCTGGAGAACACAGTGGAGGAAAGGCTGACGGAGCTCACCAAGTCCATCAATGACAACATCGCCATCTTCACGGATGTCCAGAAGAGGAGCCAGAAGGAAATCAACGACGTGAAGGCCAAGGTCGCCTCTCTGGAAGACTCGGAGGGATACAAGCAGGATCTGAAAGCCTTGAAGGAAGTGGTTAAGGAAATACAAACCTCTGTGAAGTCCAAAGAGAAGGACATGGAGGCCCTGAGAAGCACCATCCAGACCATGGAGTCGGATGTCTACACAGAGGTCAAAGAACTGGTGAGCCTCAAACAGGAGCAGCAGAGGTTCAAGGAGGCGGCCGATTCGGAACATCACACCCTTCAGGCGCTCACGGAGAAGATCCTCCGGGCTGAGGAGTCTGCCGCCCATCTCCCCGAGGAGATCAGGAGACTCGAGGAGGAGCTCGGCCAGCTCAAGGCCGCAGCCCTCCGGCCAGAAGAAGACGGGGCCTTCAGACCCTCCGAGGCCTTTGAAACGCTCCAAAAGGAGAGCCAAGGCTTGGACTCGCGGCTGCAGAGCGTGGAAGACGGGGTGCAGGCGGCGCGGGCAGCCTCAGCGCGCCAGGGCGAGAGCCTGGAGGCGCTGCGCGCTCAGAGCGAAGAACAGGCGCGGCGCCTGGCGGAGCTGCAGGAGCGCGTGGCCGGCCTGGGCCCCGACGCTGATGCCGAGGGCGGCCTGGCAGGCACGGTGCGTGGCCTTGGCGAGGCCCAGCTCTCACTGGCCGGTGACGTGGACGAGCTGAAGCGCCGCGTGGCCGAGCTCCCCGGCGCTGTGGAGGCTCTGCAGAAGGTGCAGGAGCAGGTCCACACGCTGCTGGGCCGCGAGGCCACCGCCGTGCCCCcccaggacctgctggacagACTCTCCTCTCTCGACAACCTCAGAGCCTCTGTGGGCCAGGTGGAGTCGGACTTAAAAATGCTTAGGACTGCTGTGGACAGTTTGGTCGCGTACTCGGTGAAGATCGAGACCAACGAGAACAACTTGGAGTCCGCCAAGGGTTTGCTAGAGGACCTGAGGAATGACCTGGATAGGTTGTTTGTGAAAGTGGAAAAGATTCATGAGAAAGTCTAA